In a genomic window of Lacrimispora sp. BS-2:
- a CDS encoding aminodeoxychorismate lyase, which produces MPWEAGYNEEREQDMSRATKEINKITGAVIAISSRLIIFALVILLLYEGVTRGYEFGHDIFYASAVDSEPGRDKEITISKGTSVVQTAKLLKDSGLISNEYSFIIQAEFFDYKVNPGGYTFNTSMTSKEILQMMNENTGEKEEKK; this is translated from the coding sequence ATGCCCTGGGAAGCGGGCTATAACGAGGAAAGGGAGCAGGATATGAGCCGTGCAACGAAAGAGATTAATAAAATAACAGGAGCAGTCATTGCGATTTCAAGCAGGCTTATTATCTTTGCCCTGGTGATCCTTCTGCTTTATGAGGGAGTTACCAGAGGATATGAGTTTGGCCATGATATTTTCTACGCCTCCGCGGTGGATTCAGAGCCGGGACGGGATAAGGAAATAACGATCAGCAAAGGAACTTCTGTGGTCCAGACGGCGAAGCTTTTAAAGGACAGTGGTTTGATATCCAATGAATATTCCTTTATCATACAGGCGGAATTTTTTGATTATAAGGTAAATCCGGGAGGATATACCTTTAACACTTCCATGACCTCCAAGGAAATCCTTCAGATGATGAATGAGAATACAGGGGAAAAGGAAGAGAAGAAATGA
- a CDS encoding U32 family peptidase, whose protein sequence is MRKTELLIPAGSLDVLKTAVVYGADAVYIGGEAFGLRAKAKNFSMEEIREGIAFAHEKGVKVYITANILAHNDDLTGVEEYFEELKETGLDALIISDPGVFAIAKRIMPDLEIHISTQANNTNYGTYLFWHQLGAKRVVSARELSLAEIKEIRSRIPEDMEIESFIHGAMCISYSGRCLLSNFMSGRDANQGACTHPCRWKYSIVEEKRPGEYMPVYENERGTYIFNSKDLCMIEYIPEMMEAGIDSFKIEGRMKTALYVATVARTYRKAIDDYNKDPEIYRANMEWYRSEIGKCTYREFTTGFYFGKPDSTTQIYNNNTYVKNYTYLGTIEAVDERGFARTSQKNKFTVGETIEVMKPDGRNLEVVVKAIYDEEGISQESAPHPQQTLYVDLDVEMEPYDILRRSEME, encoded by the coding sequence ATGAGAAAGACCGAACTTTTAATTCCGGCAGGCAGCCTGGATGTACTTAAAACTGCGGTAGTTTACGGAGCAGATGCTGTCTATATCGGAGGAGAAGCCTTTGGCCTCCGTGCCAAGGCAAAGAATTTTTCAATGGAAGAGATCCGGGAAGGAATTGCCTTTGCTCACGAAAAAGGGGTAAAGGTCTATATCACGGCCAACATTCTGGCCCACAATGATGACCTGACCGGCGTAGAGGAATATTTTGAAGAATTAAAGGAAACAGGCCTTGATGCCCTGATCATTTCCGATCCGGGAGTATTTGCCATCGCAAAGCGTATCATGCCGGATTTGGAAATCCATATCAGCACCCAGGCAAACAACACCAATTACGGGACCTATCTGTTCTGGCACCAGCTTGGAGCCAAGCGGGTGGTTTCCGCCAGGGAGCTTTCTCTGGCAGAGATCAAGGAAATACGCAGCCGGATTCCGGAGGATATGGAGATCGAAAGCTTTATCCACGGAGCCATGTGCATTTCCTATTCCGGGCGCTGCCTTTTAAGCAACTTCATGTCAGGAAGAGACGCCAATCAGGGGGCCTGCACCCATCCGTGCCGTTGGAAGTATTCCATTGTTGAGGAAAAACGTCCCGGAGAATACATGCCGGTCTATGAAAATGAGCGGGGAACCTACATCTTCAATTCCAAGGATTTATGCATGATCGAATATATCCCGGAGATGATGGAGGCGGGGATCGACAGCTTTAAGATAGAGGGCCGCATGAAAACAGCTCTTTACGTGGCTACTGTGGCAAGGACCTATAGGAAAGCCATTGATGATTATAACAAGGACCCTGAAATCTACCGGGCCAATATGGAGTGGTACCGCTCTGAAATCGGAAAATGTACTTACCGGGAATTTACCACCGGCTTTTATTTTGGAAAGCCTGATTCCACCACACAGATCTATAACAATAATACTTATGTGAAAAACTATACGTATCTGGGTACCATTGAGGCGGTGGATGAAAGAGGCTTTGCCCGTACCTCGCAAAAGAATAAGTTTACCGTAGGAGAGACCATTGAGGTGATGAAGCCCGACGGCAGGAACCTGGAAGTCGTTGTAAAAGCTATATATGATGAGGAGGGCATCTCCCAGGAAAGTGCTCCTCATCCCCAGCAGACCCTCTATGTGGATCTGGATGTGGAAATGGAGCCGTATGATATTCTTCGCAGAAGTGAAATGGAATAA
- the ruvX gene encoding Holliday junction resolvase RuvX — translation MRIMGLDYGSKTVGVAVSDLLGITAQGVETITREDENKLRKTCARIEELIREYEIETIVLGYPKNMNNSAGDRAEKTEQFKEMLMRRTGLTVILWDERLTTVASERILQESGVRREHRKAVIDQVAAGLILQGYLDSLRQETGNEQ, via the coding sequence ATGAGGATTATGGGGCTTGATTACGGTTCTAAAACTGTAGGAGTTGCAGTTTCCGACTTACTTGGTATAACCGCCCAGGGAGTGGAGACAATTACGAGAGAAGACGAGAATAAACTGAGAAAAACCTGTGCCCGGATTGAGGAACTGATCCGGGAATATGAGATTGAAACCATTGTCCTCGGTTATCCTAAAAATATGAATAATTCGGCCGGTGACCGGGCCGAGAAAACGGAGCAGTTTAAAGAGATGCTCATGAGACGTACCGGACTTACCGTCATCCTCTGGGATGAGAGACTTACAACCGTGGCGTCGGAGAGAATATTACAGGAAAGCGGTGTAAGACGGGAACACCGCAAGGCAGTCATTGATCAGGTGGCGGCAGGACTGATCCTGCAGGGCTATCTGGACAGCTTAAGGCAGGAGACAGGAAATGAACAGTGA
- a CDS encoding PTS sugar transporter → MKTVRISLNSIDKVKSFVNDLTKFDTDFDLVSGRYVIDAKSIMGIFSLDLSKPIDLNIHSENNADEILNVLSPYIVD, encoded by the coding sequence ATGAAAACAGTTCGTATATCTTTAAATTCCATCGATAAAGTAAAATCTTTTGTAAATGATTTGACAAAATTTGACACTGACTTTGATCTTGTTTCCGGCAGATACGTAATTGACGCAAAATCTATTATGGGCATCTTCAGCCTGGATCTTTCCAAACCCATCGATTTAAATATCCACTCAGAAAATAATGCCGATGAAATCTTAAACGTTTTATCCCCATATATTGTAGATTAA
- a CDS encoding Fur family transcriptional regulator — protein sequence MKQEIFKNMLREKGLKVTNQRMLVLELMAERPGQHLTAEEIYDLARQKCPEIGLATIYRTVQVLVDLSVIDKVSFDDGFARYELGGLDRESRHHHHHAICNRCGNVFSFQGDLLDTLEQALLDRTGFLVTDHEVKLHGYCRECREAMEEEQDGKS from the coding sequence ATGAAACAGGAAATATTTAAAAATATGCTCCGAGAGAAAGGACTCAAGGTGACCAACCAGCGCATGCTGGTACTGGAGCTCATGGCAGAGCGCCCCGGGCAGCATCTGACTGCGGAAGAGATCTACGATCTGGCCAGGCAGAAGTGCCCGGAGATTGGGCTTGCCACGATTTACAGGACCGTGCAGGTACTGGTGGATTTATCAGTAATTGACAAGGTCAGTTTTGACGATGGATTCGCCCGCTACGAATTAGGGGGCTTGGATCGTGAGTCCAGACATCACCATCACCACGCGATTTGCAACCGATGCGGAAACGTATTTTCCTTTCAAGGCGATTTACTGGATACGCTGGAGCAGGCCCTTCTTGACAGGACAGGTTTTCTTGTTACCGATCATGAAGTGAAGCTGCACGGGTATTGCAGGGAATGCCGGGAGGCAATGGAAGAAGAACAGGACGGAAAATCATAA
- the mtaB gene encoding tRNA (N(6)-L-threonylcarbamoyladenosine(37)-C(2))-methylthiotransferase MtaB, producing MKKAALHNLGCKVNSYETEAMQQLLESAGYEIVPFAEGADVYIINTCSVTNIADRKSRQMLHRAKKMNPEAVVVAAGCYVQAAGEELKKDEAVDLVVGNNKKTELVSILDDYFAQRKKTEEEASVKHTYAPDKGVENIIDINDTREYENLSIDRISDHTRAFIKVQDGCNQFCSYCIIPYTRGRVRSRKPAEVVEEVKRLTTSGYQEIVLTGIHLSSYGKDFPEEERLTLLDLIRSIHEVEGLKRIRLGSLEPRIVTEEFASALAELDKICPHFHLSLQSGCDDTLKRMNRHYTTEDYLNRCQILRKAFKNPAITTDVIVGFPGETEEEFRMTREYLKNVRFYEMHVFKYSKRNGTRAAVMPDQIPESTKAERSNELLCLEREMSLEYRKSCLGSRTEVLMEEEYWLNDVHYMIGHTREYVKAVVPFEEGLKGVVIEGTLTEMMTDEVAFLKH from the coding sequence ATGAAAAAGGCAGCCCTGCATAATCTTGGATGCAAGGTTAATTCCTATGAAACAGAGGCCATGCAGCAGCTTCTTGAAAGCGCCGGATATGAGATCGTTCCCTTTGCGGAAGGGGCCGATGTTTATATCATTAATACGTGCTCCGTAACAAATATCGCGGACCGCAAGTCCAGACAGATGCTTCACAGGGCAAAGAAGATGAACCCGGAAGCAGTGGTCGTGGCGGCTGGATGCTACGTCCAGGCAGCAGGAGAAGAACTTAAAAAGGATGAAGCGGTGGACCTGGTCGTAGGCAACAACAAAAAGACCGAGCTGGTCTCTATTCTGGATGACTACTTTGCCCAAAGGAAGAAGACGGAAGAAGAAGCATCCGTTAAGCATACTTATGCGCCCGATAAAGGGGTGGAAAATATTATTGACATCAATGATACCAGGGAATATGAGAATCTGTCCATTGACAGGATTTCGGACCATACCAGGGCATTTATCAAGGTCCAGGATGGCTGCAACCAGTTTTGCAGCTATTGCATCATACCTTATACCAGAGGACGGGTGAGAAGCCGGAAGCCTGCTGAGGTGGTAGAAGAGGTCAAACGCTTGACCACGTCCGGATATCAGGAGATCGTGCTTACAGGAATCCATTTAAGCTCTTATGGAAAGGATTTTCCCGAGGAAGAGCGTCTTACCCTTCTGGATCTGATCCGGAGCATACACGAAGTGGAAGGCTTAAAACGGATCCGCCTTGGTTCTCTGGAACCAAGGATCGTGACCGAAGAGTTTGCGTCGGCGCTTGCAGAACTTGATAAAATATGTCCCCACTTCCATTTATCCCTTCAAAGCGGATGCGATGATACCTTAAAGAGGATGAACCGCCATTATACCACAGAGGATTATTTGAACCGCTGCCAGATTTTGCGGAAGGCATTTAAAAATCCTGCCATTACCACTGATGTGATCGTAGGGTTTCCGGGAGAAACAGAAGAGGAATTCCGGATGACAAGGGAATATTTAAAAAATGTCCGGTTCTATGAGATGCATGTTTTTAAATATTCCAAAAGAAACGGTACAAGGGCGGCGGTGATGCCGGATCAGATACCGGAATCCACAAAGGCGGAACGCAGCAATGAGCTTCTTTGCCTGGAAAGAGAAATGTCTCTTGAGTACCGGAAGTCATGTCTGGGTTCCAGGACAGAGGTGCTCATGGAAGAGGAATACTGGTTAAATGACGTCCATTATATGATCGGTCACACCAGAGAATATGTGAAGGCCGTGGTTCCCTTTGAAGAGGGCCTAAAGGGCGTGGTAATAGAGGGAACTCTGACAGAAATGATGACTGATGAAGTGGCATTTTTAAAGCATTAA
- a CDS encoding cysteine desulfurase family protein, with protein MEAYFDNSATTRVLEPVKDIVVKIMTEDYGNPSAKHKKGMAAERYTKEAAEIIAGTLKVAPKEIVFTSGGSESNNMALIETAMANKRAGNHIISTGIEHASVYNSLAFLEEQGFSVTYLPVDAHGHIRLEELEAAIRPETILVSIMYVNNEIGAVEPIEAISKVIKKKNPSILFHVDAIQAYGKFVIRPKRQGIDLLSVSAHKIHGPKGVGFLYIDQRVKIRPLIYGGGQQRGMRSGTENVPGVAGMGVAAKIMYTDHGEKMQSMIALKDYMISRLSEIDGVTVNSLPGDFSAPQIVSASFLGVRSEVLLHALEERDIYVSSGSACSSNHPAVSGTLKGIGVKPELLDSTLRFSFGVYNTKEEIDYCIDVLKELMPVLRRYQRG; from the coding sequence ATGGAAGCCTATTTTGATAATTCGGCCACAACCAGAGTGTTGGAGCCGGTAAAAGATATTGTTGTAAAGATCATGACGGAGGATTATGGAAATCCTTCCGCCAAGCATAAAAAGGGAATGGCAGCGGAACGGTATACTAAGGAAGCTGCGGAAATCATAGCCGGGACATTAAAAGTTGCACCAAAGGAGATTGTTTTTACCTCCGGCGGCTCAGAATCCAACAATATGGCCCTGATCGAGACTGCCATGGCCAATAAAAGGGCGGGAAACCACATCATCAGCACCGGCATTGAACATGCTTCGGTGTATAACTCCCTGGCATTTTTAGAGGAACAGGGCTTTTCCGTGACCTATCTTCCTGTGGATGCCCATGGGCACATCCGCCTGGAAGAGCTGGAGGCGGCTATCCGCCCGGAAACCATTCTGGTCTCCATCATGTATGTGAATAATGAAATCGGCGCAGTAGAACCCATTGAAGCCATTTCAAAGGTCATAAAAAAGAAGAATCCCTCCATCCTGTTTCATGTGGACGCCATTCAGGCTTACGGAAAATTTGTCATCCGGCCAAAGCGCCAGGGGATTGACCTATTATCCGTCAGCGCCCATAAGATACATGGACCAAAGGGAGTAGGATTTTTATACATTGACCAGAGAGTGAAAATAAGACCTCTGATTTATGGAGGAGGCCAGCAGAGAGGCATGCGTTCCGGTACGGAAAATGTTCCGGGAGTCGCAGGCATGGGCGTAGCGGCTAAAATCATGTATACGGATCACGGAGAGAAGATGCAGTCCATGATCGCCCTTAAGGATTACATGATAAGCAGGCTTTCAGAAATCGACGGGGTCACGGTAAACAGCCTTCCCGGTGATTTTTCAGCGCCTCAGATTGTCAGCGCAAGCTTTTTAGGTGTCCGAAGCGAAGTGCTTTTGCATGCTCTGGAAGAAAGGGACATTTATGTGTCCTCCGGGTCTGCCTGCTCTTCCAACCATCCGGCTGTCAGCGGGACGTTAAAAGGAATCGGTGTAAAACCAGAGCTTCTGGATTCCACGCTGCGGTTCAGCTTCGGGGTTTATAACACCAAAGAGGAAATAGATTACTGTATTGATGTGCTTAAGGAGCTTATGCCTGTTTTAAGGCGGTATCAGAGAGGCTAG
- a CDS encoding DUF1292 domain-containing protein — translation MNSEEKKITLTTDSGETVEFYVLEETRINGMNYLLVTDAADEDDEGECYILKDLSKQEDSQALYEFVEDDNEIDYLFKIFSELLDGADVDIEI, via the coding sequence ATGAACAGTGAAGAAAAGAAAATTACCCTGACAACGGATTCAGGGGAAACCGTAGAATTTTACGTTCTGGAAGAAACCAGAATTAATGGGATGAATTATCTGCTGGTAACTGATGCGGCAGATGAAGATGACGAAGGCGAATGTTACATCTTGAAGGATTTGTCAAAGCAGGAAGACAGCCAGGCTTTGTATGAGTTTGTAGAGGATGATAACGAGATAGATTATTTATTTAAGATATTTTCCGAACTGCTTGACGGAGCAGATGTGGATATTGAAATTTAA
- a CDS encoding O-methyltransferase, protein MIVNDRITDYIKSLETDRSPLLSKIGKKARQEGVPVIREETAAFLQTMIAAMRPKAILEVGTAVGYSTLLMAEAMPHDCHITTIEKYEKRIPEAKENFKEAGEIERITLLEGDAQEILKGLTGPFDLVFMDAAKGQYLLWLPGILELMAPGGMLISDNVLQDGDIIESRYAVERRNRTIHGRMREYLYELKHSERLTTTIVPIGDGITVSILI, encoded by the coding sequence ATGATTGTAAACGACAGGATAACGGATTATATCAAATCTCTGGAAACAGACAGAAGCCCGCTCCTTTCAAAAATCGGAAAAAAGGCAAGGCAGGAAGGCGTCCCGGTTATCAGGGAAGAGACCGCTGCCTTCCTTCAAACTATGATAGCCGCCATGAGGCCAAAGGCTATTTTAGAGGTGGGAACTGCGGTCGGTTATTCCACTCTTTTAATGGCAGAGGCCATGCCTCATGACTGCCATATCACTACCATAGAAAAATATGAAAAAAGGATTCCGGAGGCCAAAGAAAATTTTAAAGAGGCCGGAGAAATTGAACGGATCACCCTCCTTGAGGGAGATGCGCAGGAAATATTAAAGGGGCTTACCGGCCCCTTTGACCTTGTTTTCATGGATGCGGCCAAGGGGCAGTATCTTTTGTGGCTGCCAGGGATTTTAGAGCTTATGGCCCCCGGGGGGATGCTGATTTCCGACAATGTCCTTCAGGATGGGGATATCATAGAATCCCGCTATGCAGTGGAGCGCAGAAACCGGACCATTCACGGGCGGATGCGGGAATACTTATATGAGCTAAAGCATTCTGAGCGGCTTACAACGACCATTGTACCCATTGGTGATGGTATAACCGTCAGCATTCTAATATAG
- a CDS encoding IreB family regulatory phosphoprotein, whose translation MGDIHNTQFFKAVQENKLNVSQVLEQVYIALTEKGYNPINQIVGYIMSGDPTYITSHKNARSLIMKVERDEILEELMRVYINTMLK comes from the coding sequence ATGGGCGATATTCATAATACGCAATTTTTCAAGGCAGTGCAGGAAAATAAACTAAATGTAAGCCAGGTACTGGAACAGGTTTATATTGCCCTTACTGAGAAGGGTTATAATCCTATCAACCAGATCGTAGGCTATATTATGTCAGGAGATCCTACTTATATTACCAGCCATAAGAACGCCAGAAGTCTTATCATGAAAGTGGAGCGGGATGAGATTCTGGAAGAGCTAATGAGGGTATATATTAATACAATGTTGAAATAA
- the thiI gene encoding tRNA uracil 4-sulfurtransferase ThiI, with amino-acid sequence MQYQSFLIKYAEIGVKGKNRYLFEDALVAQIRHSLKRVDGDFVVSKESGRIYVTAESDYDFDEVIEAFKCIFGIAAICPMVQVEDNGYEDLKKQVLSYVDEFYEDKNFTFKVNTRRGNKKYPINSEQINRDLGELVLHAFPETKVDVHKPDVMLHVEVRNKINIYSHTIPGPGGMPVGTNGKAMLLLSGGIDSPVAGYMIAKRGVKIDAVYFHAPPYTSERAKQKVVDLAKLVSKYSGPIHLHIVNFTDIQLYIYDKCPHEELTIIMRRYMMRIAERLAGDSGAMALITGESIGQVASQTMQSLAATDAATTMPVFRPVIGFDKQEIVDVSEKIGTYETSVLPFEDCCTIFVAKHPVTKPNLKMIERSEENLEEKIEELVETAISTVEKVWC; translated from the coding sequence ATGCAATATCAATCATTTTTAATTAAATATGCAGAGATCGGTGTAAAAGGAAAAAACCGTTATCTGTTCGAGGATGCCCTGGTGGCTCAGATCCGCCACTCTTTAAAGAGGGTAGACGGCGATTTTGTGGTTTCCAAGGAATCAGGACGTATCTATGTAACAGCAGAGTCTGACTATGATTTTGATGAGGTCATAGAAGCATTTAAATGCATTTTCGGCATTGCTGCCATCTGTCCCATGGTTCAGGTGGAGGACAATGGATATGAAGATTTAAAGAAACAGGTTCTGTCCTATGTGGATGAATTCTATGAAGATAAGAATTTCACCTTTAAGGTCAATACCCGCAGAGGAAACAAAAAGTATCCGATAAATTCGGAGCAGATCAACCGGGATCTTGGGGAATTGGTACTTCATGCATTTCCTGAGACAAAGGTCGATGTCCATAAGCCGGATGTGATGCTTCATGTGGAAGTCCGGAATAAGATCAATATTTACTCCCATACCATTCCAGGTCCGGGCGGCATGCCGGTAGGAACCAATGGAAAAGCCATGCTTCTTTTGTCCGGCGGTATCGACAGTCCGGTAGCAGGCTACATGATCGCAAAGCGCGGAGTTAAGATCGATGCCGTTTACTTCCATGCGCCGCCATATACCAGTGAGCGGGCCAAGCAAAAAGTCGTTGATTTGGCAAAGCTGGTTTCTAAATATTCCGGGCCGATTCACCTTCATATTGTGAATTTTACGGACATCCAGTTGTATATTTATGATAAATGCCCCCATGAGGAGCTTACCATCATCATGAGGCGTTATATGATGCGGATCGCAGAGCGGCTGGCAGGAGACAGCGGTGCCATGGCCCTTATTACAGGAGAGAGCATCGGACAGGTGGCTTCCCAGACCATGCAGTCACTGGCAGCTACGGATGCAGCCACCACCATGCCGGTATTCCGCCCAGTCATCGGCTTTGATAAACAGGAAATCGTGGATGTATCGGAAAAGATTGGTACTTATGAGACTTCTGTGCTTCCTTTTGAGGATTGCTGCACCATTTTTGTGGCAAAGCATCCGGTGACAAAGCCAAATTTAAAGATGATTGAACGGTCAGAGGAAAACTTAGAAGAAAAGATTGAAGAACTGGTTGAAACGGCCATAAGCACGGTAGAAAAGGTCTGGTGTTAA
- a CDS encoding YdcF family protein, producing the protein MALIFWLIAVSCIIYYVVIILYSGLTTSLSFIWLVFAAICILLPMGWETYVKHKDKVPLWIPVSVITMCCTGILVFLVVEILVFTGVAVRDTSNLDYVIVLGARVKETGVSKSLKKRLDKAMEYLDDNPSTILVLSGGQGDDEPVSEAAAMRDYLVFNGVKEEQLILETRSTSTVENIAYSRVAIEEDQAERKARRQEDQPIFMEPGTFEEVPDKPIKIGVLTSDFHVFRALQIGKKWGIPDIYGISCESDPILFVHFCVRECAAILKDKLVGNM; encoded by the coding sequence ATGGCGTTAATTTTTTGGCTGATAGCCGTTTCCTGCATTATTTATTATGTTGTGATCATTCTTTATTCAGGTCTGACCACATCTCTTTCATTTATATGGCTTGTATTTGCTGCCATATGCATATTGCTGCCGATGGGATGGGAAACCTATGTAAAGCATAAGGATAAGGTTCCCTTATGGATTCCAGTGTCGGTGATTACCATGTGCTGTACCGGAATTCTGGTGTTCCTGGTGGTGGAGATCCTGGTATTTACAGGAGTTGCTGTCCGGGATACTTCTAATCTGGACTATGTCATTGTGCTGGGTGCAAGGGTAAAGGAAACAGGAGTCAGCAAATCCTTAAAAAAACGGCTGGATAAAGCCATGGAGTACTTAGATGACAATCCGTCCACAATTCTGGTGTTGTCCGGCGGCCAGGGTGATGATGAACCTGTCAGCGAAGCCGCGGCCATGCGGGATTACCTGGTCTTTAACGGAGTAAAAGAGGAACAGCTGATATTAGAGACCCGCTCCACCAGTACCGTTGAGAATATTGCATACAGCCGCGTAGCCATTGAAGAAGATCAGGCAGAAAGAAAAGCCCGCCGTCAGGAGGATCAGCCGATTTTCATGGAGCCGGGAACCTTTGAGGAGGTGCCGGATAAGCCCATTAAGATTGGCGTCCTCACCAGTGATTTTCATGTATTTCGGGCGCTGCAGATTGGGAAGAAATGGGGAATACCGGATATCTATGGCATATCCTGTGAATCCGACCCCATTCTTTTCGTACACTTTTGCGTTAGAGAGTGCGCCGCGATATTAAAAGACAAATTAGTGGGCAATATGTAA
- a CDS encoding ribonuclease J — MKKQDSNAKVKIIPLGGMEQIGMNITAFECEDSIIIVDCGLAFPTDDMLGIDLVIPDVSYLKQNIDKVKGFLITHGHEDHIGALPYILRDINVPVYGTKLTIALIENKLKEHNLLKNTKRKVIKHGQSVNLGCFRIEFIKTNHSIADASALAIFSPAGVILHTGDFKIDYTPVFGEPADLERFAELGKKGVLAMMCDSTNAIRPGFTPSEKTVGKTFDNIFADHKNNRIIVATFASNVDRVQQVINSAAKYDRKVVVEGRSMVNVIGTASELGYINIPDGTLIEIDQLKNYPDEQTVLITTGSQGESMAALSRMASSTHKKISIKPTDVIILSSHPIPGNEKAVSKVINELSMKGAEVISDDTHVSGHACQEEIKLMYALVRPKYAIPVHGEYRHIMAQKNLVQAMGTPKENVIIMSSGDVVELGQESWKIVDHVQAGGILVDGLGVGDVGNIVLRDRQNLAQNGIIVVVLTLEKYSNQLLAGPDIVSRGFVYVRESEDLMEEARNVVNEAVSDCLDRHVNDWGKIKNVIRDSLSDFLWKRMKRNPMILPIIMEV; from the coding sequence TTGAAAAAACAAGACAGCAACGCGAAAGTTAAAATCATTCCTTTAGGCGGAATGGAGCAGATCGGTATGAATATCACTGCGTTTGAATGTGAAGACAGCATCATCATTGTGGACTGCGGACTGGCATTCCCCACGGATGATATGCTTGGAATCGATCTGGTGATACCGGATGTCTCTTACCTGAAACAGAACATCGATAAGGTAAAAGGATTCTTAATCACCCATGGTCATGAGGACCATATAGGCGCCCTTCCTTATATCTTAAGGGATATTAATGTACCGGTATACGGAACAAAGCTTACCATTGCCCTGATCGAGAACAAACTGAAAGAACACAATTTACTGAAAAACACCAAGAGAAAGGTGATCAAGCACGGACAGTCCGTAAACTTAGGCTGTTTCCGTATCGAATTTATTAAAACAAACCACAGTATCGCCGATGCCTCCGCCCTTGCCATTTTTTCACCGGCCGGCGTGATTTTGCATACAGGCGATTTTAAGATTGATTATACTCCCGTATTCGGGGAACCGGCTGATTTAGAGCGTTTTGCCGAGCTGGGCAAAAAGGGCGTTCTGGCCATGATGTGTGACAGCACCAATGCCATTAGGCCAGGATTCACTCCTTCGGAAAAGACCGTTGGAAAAACCTTTGATAACATTTTTGCAGACCATAAGAATAACCGCATCATTGTAGCCACCTTTGCTTCAAACGTGGACCGGGTACAGCAGGTCATCAATTCCGCAGCCAAGTATGACCGTAAGGTAGTGGTAGAGGGCCGCAGCATGGTCAATGTGATCGGCACGGCCAGTGAGCTTGGCTATATAAATATTCCCGATGGAACCCTGATTGAAATCGATCAGTTAAAAAATTATCCCGATGAGCAGACCGTTCTCATCACCACCGGAAGCCAGGGAGAATCCATGGCAGCCCTTTCCAGAATGGCAAGCAGCACTCATAAGAAGATTTCCATTAAGCCAACTGATGTGATTATTTTAAGCTCTCATCCGATTCCGGGCAATGAAAAGGCTGTTTCCAAGGTCATTAACGAGCTTTCCATGAAGGGTGCAGAGGTGATCAGCGATGATACCCATGTGTCCGGACATGCATGCCAGGAGGAAATCAAGCTGATGTATGCCCTGGTCCGCCCTAAATATGCTATTCCGGTCCACGGCGAATACCGTCATATCATGGCCCAGAAAAATCTGGTTCAGGCCATGGGAACTCCTAAGGAGAACGTGATCATCATGTCCTCCGGTGATGTGGTTGAGCTGGGACAGGAATCCTGGAAGATCGTGGACCACGTCCAGGCAGGAGGAATCCTGGTAGACGGCCTTGGTGTCGGAGATGTGGGAAATATTGTTTTAAGAGACAGACAGAACCTGGCCCAGAACGGAATTATCGTGGTGGTTCTGACCCTGGAGAAATATTCCAACCAGCTTTTGGCTGGGCCGGATATTGTGTCCAGAGGATTTGTTTATGTGCGTGAGTCTGAGGATTTAATGGAAGAAGCCAGGAATGTTGTCAATGAAGCAGTTTCTGACTGTCTGGACCGCCATGTCAATGACTGGGGGAAAATTAAGAACGTTATACGTGACAGCTTAAGCGACTTTTTATGGAAGCGGATGAAACGGAATCCTATGATTCTGCCGATCATTATGGAAGTATAG